In the Paenibacillus sp. FSL R7-0337 genome, GCTTCACACAACCAATTGATGGCGAATTTGTACAATCATATTTCCGAGGCGCTGCAGAACATGATTATAGAAATGAAGGATTTGAAAAATGTGGATTTTTATCTTGACTCTCATGCCCTGCTCTATCAAGCTATTGCCAATCAGGATGGTCATCAAGCGGAAGAGGCTGTCCGTTCATACATTGAAAAGACCCGTACACAGGAGGAACACATATGAGTTCACCAGAACAATTGTTTAACAAACAGGATGGAATATCCAGAACCGGCATACGCAAGCAAGCGACTGTCTGGTTCATGATTATAGGAATTATTTTTATCGCAGCGAATTTGCGTGCCCCCCTCACATCAGTGGGACCCTTGGTCAGCCTTATTCGGGACAACGTGAATATTTCAAATACATTAGCAGGCCTGATTACCACAGTACCACTAATTGCATTTGCCTTGTTATCACCTTTTGTACCCAAATTAGGACATAAATATGGTATAGAACGAATTATCCTGATTTCTCTTATTTTTTTAGTCATCGGTATTGCTGTCCGGTCGTTATCCGGAGCAGCGACTTTATATGTTGGAACTGCAATTCTGGGATTTGCTATTACTATATGTAATGTATTACTTCCCAGCCTGATTAAACGGGAATTTCCGCAGCAAATGGGGATTATGACAGGCGTTTATTCGGTTTCCATGAATCTATGCGGGGCAATTGCTTCCGGTATTAGTATTCCCTTAGCTGTAGGAGCAGGCATGAACTGGCAAGGTGCCCTGGGAGTATGGGGAATACTTAGCTTCATCTCCATTCTCTTTTGGATACCGCTGCTCAAGACTCCAACGAAACCCGCCATTATTAGTAACAGCACAGGTAACAACCATCAGGTTAAAATATGGCGCTCCCCATTAGCTTGGCAGGTGACTCTGTTTATGGGAATACAATCAGCCATTTTCTATGTGCTGGTAGCCTGGCTGCCTGAAATCCTAAAAGAGCAAGGCATCAGTTCAAGTCAATCCGGCTGGTTTCTCTCGGTTATGATTATGGCTTCCCTCCCCTTTGCATTTATCGTTCCAGTTATGGCAGGGCGTATGGCTAACCAGCGGTCCTTAGTGGTTATTACAACAATCCTACTTTTGATCGGGACACTTGGGCTTCTCTATAGCAGTATCCAACTGCTTCTGTTGTGGGTGATTATTCTTGGCATTGGAGCGGGCTTTGCCTTTGGCTTGTCTATGATGTTTTTCGGCTTGCGCACTCAAAGTGCCCATCAAGCGGCGGAATTATCCGGCATGGCCCAATCCATCGGATATCTGCTGGCAGCCACCGGCCCGGCGCTGATTGGATACCTGCATGATGCCACTCATAGTTGGAATGCTCCACTCCTGATCTTGGTTGGCGCTTCTGCCCTACTCGGTATCATTGGTCTAGGTGCAGCCAGAAATCAATTTGTGGGTTCGGCGAAGACAAAGAGATAATTACCATATCTCGCTGCCAGGATGATATCATGCAAGACCATAATAATAGTCGCTCCACGCTTATGATTCAGTTCCGTGAGTCGATCGAGAATTTCTACCTAATAATTTCTTAGACATGAAAAGCTCTTGAAACGCCATTGATGATAAGGAAGACCCCGATGACTCGCAAAATAACTCTTGAGGTCCTGTCGTCTTTTCTAAATATCGCCTGGCCTAATGTTCCAATAAATACGTTAATAAGAATTCCGATTATGAGCTCCACGATACCGATTAATTCCATTGTGCCCATCCTAATCACTTCCTGAATTAGTTTTTTGAATTGCTATTAGCTCCTCATAGCCTTAAGCTCTCTACCCGTTAACAAGAACCCCGCTGCCAATCCAACAGCCCCGATCACTGCAAATACAACCAACGGAACCCACTCTGAAGTCACTGTCTGATGGCCAAAAATGACATCTGATAAGGATTCGATTGCCCAGGACTCTGGAGTGAGCTTCGAAAGAGTCCGCATGAATTGAGGGGCCATTTCCATTGAAAAGAAGGAGCCGCCAAGCATTCCGGTTACAGCTATGAGAATAGAAGCCGAAGAGGTAAACTGTTTCTGATTCTTCATAAACGGGATAACAATCATCGTCACACTGGTCAGGGCAAATAAATAAGCAGCGAACAGAACTCCAACTGCAAGTGCATGGTCTGCAATACTAATCTTAAGCAAATACTTGCCAGCCGCCAGAATAACGAAGATATGAACCGCCCCAAACAGATAGGTTGACATCATTTTTGCCAGCAAATATTTCTTATAATTTACTGGAGTGCTTAACAGCCTGCTCAGCGTATTATTCTCTTTTTCATCAATCAAGGTTCTTAATCCCTGAACAACAACAAACCAGATGAACATAACCAGAAACCCGATTAATCTGGCCGTAGCCTTATCATGAGTCTTCTCACCACTGCTTATTGTTTGATCATCAACCGTCAGATTAGAGGCCTTATGAAGCTCCGCAAATATACTAGTATTCATTCCCGAATCCTCTATATTCAGTTCCTTAGAAACCATCTGGGTATCGTGAATGACCTTCTGGAGGGTACTTACTTCACCTGTTATGATCTCCTCCAGAATCATGCCATCCCCGTTCTCATAGTTTTGAACGAAATACATAGGCAGTTCCTTCCCTGAAGACAGACGGGTGTCAAACCCCTGATGGATGACCAATCCAAAAGGAATGTCCTGATCATCCACCTTTTTTTTTATCGTCGTTTCATCGGAATGTACAATCTTAACCTGGTGCTGTTGAATCATATCCATGAGCTGATTGGAGTATAAGCTTTGATCTGCATCAGCTACGTATAAGCTAACCTGGCCGCTTCCTTGCGAGAAGGAAAACAAGAAGGTCAAGATTAAAGGAACTGCGATGGTTGCAAATATTGCAATTCTATTTCGCAACATCAGTTTCAGTTGGTTTTTTACCATGACTATAAATTGCACGTTGATTCCACCCTTTTCCGCTGTATACCATAATGTTAAAGAACACAAATATCAGCCCTATGCCCAGAAGCTCAAGCAAATCGATATAAATACCTCTGAGGCCCACCCCTTGGCATACTTTTAGATAGGAATTAATCGCTTTACCATTAGGGATGATCGTCTGAATAACACGCAGACTATCCGGTAACCCGCTTTTGGTGATAAAACTCCCACCCAAGAAACTAAAAATATAAAGCACCGGCGAAGCTAGACTGGAAACTGTCACATGGTCTTTCGCAGTAAATCCCCATAACAGAATGATGCTGCCAATGGCAAAAGCATAAACAACAGTTATTACAAGAAGAACAAGAGGATTCCCCCATTTCATCTGGAATACTAACCGGCTAATAATGATGACAATAGTCATT is a window encoding:
- a CDS encoding MFS transporter, which encodes MSSPEQLFNKQDGISRTGIRKQATVWFMIIGIIFIAANLRAPLTSVGPLVSLIRDNVNISNTLAGLITTVPLIAFALLSPFVPKLGHKYGIERIILISLIFLVIGIAVRSLSGAATLYVGTAILGFAITICNVLLPSLIKREFPQQMGIMTGVYSVSMNLCGAIASGISIPLAVGAGMNWQGALGVWGILSFISILFWIPLLKTPTKPAIISNSTGNNHQVKIWRSPLAWQVTLFMGIQSAIFYVLVAWLPEILKEQGISSSQSGWFLSVMIMASLPFAFIVPVMAGRMANQRSLVVITTILLLIGTLGLLYSSIQLLLLWVIILGIGAGFAFGLSMMFFGLRTQSAHQAAELSGMAQSIGYLLAATGPALIGYLHDATHSWNAPLLILVGASALLGIIGLGAARNQFVGSAKTKR
- a CDS encoding ABC transporter permease encodes the protein MQFIVMVKNQLKLMLRNRIAIFATIAVPLILTFLFSFSQGSGQVSLYVADADQSLYSNQLMDMIQQHQVKIVHSDETTIKKKVDDQDIPFGLVIHQGFDTRLSSGKELPMYFVQNYENGDGMILEEIITGEVSTLQKVIHDTQMVSKELNIEDSGMNTSIFAELHKASNLTVDDQTISSGEKTHDKATARLIGFLVMFIWFVVVQGLRTLIDEKENNTLSRLLSTPVNYKKYLLAKMMSTYLFGAVHIFVILAAGKYLLKISIADHALAVGVLFAAYLFALTSVTMIVIPFMKNQKQFTSSASILIAVTGMLGGSFFSMEMAPQFMRTLSKLTPESWAIESLSDVIFGHQTVTSEWVPLVVFAVIGAVGLAAGFLLTGRELKAMRS